A window of the Paenibacillus woosongensis genome harbors these coding sequences:
- a CDS encoding discoidin domain-containing protein translates to MRNNFIVWLLLGSMLVSSLFMAVGSDFSVSAAGGPNLTLGKVITASGHNQTYEPGNVQDNNQGTYWESANHAFPQWIQVDLAENTSIDQIVLKLPPNWEERTQTLAVQGSADGMAFTDIVGSASYDFDPNSNNSVTISFAAADTRYVRLNITGNTGWPAGQLSEFEIYGAVGTTPTPTPTLGTNIAIGKPIAASSSTFTYVAANANDNDTNTYWEGGGNPSTLTLDLGANHNITSIVLKLNPDPIWSTRTQTIQVLGHSQDTASFSNLVSAQAYTFNPSTGNSVTIPLTATVKRLQLNISSNTGAPAGQIAEFQVFGTPASNPDLTITDLTWSPSSPNESSTITLNAAVKNIGNAGSAATMVNFYLNNEQVGSVPVAALAAGASATASLNAGTKTAGNYAVGAKVDESNAIIEQNETNNSYTSASPLVVAQAASSDFVGTVSWSPGNPAAGNAVSFNVNLKNQGSIASASGSHEITVVLKNAAGAAIQTFNGSYNGALAPGASVNVAIPGTWTAANGNYTVVTTIAADANELEAKQANNTSTANLTVYAARGAVMPYSRYDTDDATHGGGAVLKTAPTFDQSLTASEASGQRYVALPANGSYLEWTIKQGQGGAGVTMRFTMPDSADGMGLNGSLDVYVNGTKAKTVPLTSYYSWQYFSGDMPGDTPSSGRPLFRFDEVHWKLDTPLKPGDTIRIQKGNGDNLEYGVDFLEIEPVPAAIPRPANAVSVTDYGAVANDGKDDLDAFKAAVQAAVASGKTLYIPEGTFHLGGMWEIGSVSNKINDITITGAGIWHTNLQFTNPNAAGGGISLRIQGQLDFSNVYLNSNLRSRYGQNAIYKGFMDNFGTNSKIHDVWVEHFECGFWVGDYAHTPAIYTNGLVIENSRVRNNLADGINFAQGTSNSTVRNSSIRNNGDDGLAVWTSNVNGAPAGVNNTFSYNTIENNWRAAAIAFFGGSGHKADHNLIIDTVGGSGIRMNTVFPGYHFQNNTGIVFSDTTIINSGTSKDLYNGERGAIDLEASSDPIRNVTFNNIDILNTQRDAIQFGYGGGFENIVFNNITIDGTGLDGITTSRFSGPHQGAAIFSYTGNGSARFNNLITRNIAYPNLYYILNGFNLMIQ, encoded by the coding sequence ATGCGCAACAATTTTATCGTATGGCTGCTACTGGGAAGCATGCTGGTCTCGAGCCTGTTTATGGCGGTAGGATCTGATTTCTCTGTCTCAGCTGCGGGCGGGCCAAATTTGACACTGGGCAAAGTCATCACGGCAAGCGGGCATAACCAAACTTATGAACCGGGCAACGTACAGGACAACAATCAAGGGACGTACTGGGAAAGCGCTAACCATGCCTTTCCGCAATGGATTCAGGTCGATCTGGCCGAAAATACGAGCATTGATCAAATTGTACTTAAGCTGCCGCCAAATTGGGAAGAGCGCACTCAAACACTAGCCGTGCAAGGCAGCGCGGATGGAATGGCCTTTACTGACATCGTCGGTTCTGCGAGTTATGACTTCGATCCGAATTCCAATAATTCGGTCACGATTAGCTTTGCAGCAGCGGACACCCGTTATGTTCGTCTGAATATTACCGGCAACACGGGCTGGCCGGCAGGGCAGCTGTCTGAATTCGAGATTTACGGTGCTGTCGGAACGACACCAACACCAACACCAACACTAGGAACTAACATTGCAATCGGAAAGCCGATTGCTGCCTCCTCGAGCACGTTTACATACGTGGCCGCCAATGCAAATGACAACGACACAAATACGTATTGGGAAGGGGGCGGAAATCCAAGTACTTTGACACTGGATCTTGGTGCAAATCACAATATTACATCCATCGTACTGAAGCTGAACCCGGATCCGATATGGAGCACCCGAACGCAGACGATTCAGGTGCTTGGCCACAGCCAGGATACGGCAAGCTTCAGCAACCTCGTATCCGCACAGGCCTACACCTTCAACCCCTCCACCGGCAACTCGGTGACGATTCCGCTGACGGCGACGGTCAAGCGCCTGCAGTTGAACATTTCCTCGAACACCGGAGCTCCGGCGGGGCAAATTGCCGAATTCCAGGTATTCGGAACACCTGCGTCAAACCCCGATTTGACGATTACCGATCTAACCTGGTCACCGTCATCGCCGAACGAGAGCAGCACGATCACGTTAAACGCAGCGGTGAAAAACATCGGCAATGCCGGTTCTGCCGCTACGATGGTGAATTTTTACTTGAATAACGAGCAAGTTGGCTCTGTTCCGGTCGCAGCACTTGCTGCAGGCGCTTCGGCAACGGCATCGCTGAACGCCGGAACGAAAACCGCCGGAAACTATGCGGTCGGCGCGAAGGTCGACGAGAGTAATGCGATCATCGAGCAGAATGAAACGAATAACAGCTATACGAGCGCTTCGCCACTCGTTGTAGCTCAAGCAGCGAGCTCTGATTTCGTGGGGACTGTTTCCTGGTCGCCAGGGAATCCGGCAGCGGGCAATGCGGTTTCTTTTAACGTCAATCTTAAAAATCAAGGAAGTATCGCTTCAGCAAGCGGCTCTCACGAAATAACAGTGGTGCTCAAAAATGCCGCCGGGGCTGCCATCCAAACATTTAATGGCTCATATAACGGTGCATTGGCTCCGGGAGCGTCTGTCAATGTCGCAATTCCGGGTACGTGGACAGCGGCAAACGGGAATTATACCGTAGTTACGACTATTGCCGCAGATGCTAACGAACTCGAAGCCAAACAGGCCAATAATACGAGTACAGCCAACCTGACCGTCTATGCTGCCCGCGGCGCGGTCATGCCATACAGCCGATATGACACAGATGATGCCACTCACGGGGGCGGCGCAGTCCTGAAGACGGCACCGACCTTCGACCAATCTTTAACGGCATCGGAAGCATCTGGTCAGCGCTATGTGGCTCTTCCTGCAAATGGTTCGTATCTCGAATGGACGATCAAGCAGGGACAGGGCGGGGCAGGAGTGACTATGCGGTTTACGATGCCGGACTCTGCGGACGGCATGGGGCTGAACGGTTCGCTTGACGTGTACGTTAACGGCACCAAAGCGAAAACCGTGCCATTAACTTCCTATTATAGCTGGCAATATTTTTCCGGGGATATGCCTGGAGATACGCCTAGCTCAGGACGGCCGCTATTCCGCTTTGACGAGGTGCACTGGAAGCTGGATACGCCGCTGAAGCCCGGCGATACGATCCGCATTCAGAAGGGCAATGGCGACAACCTGGAATACGGGGTAGATTTCCTCGAAATCGAGCCGGTTCCTGCGGCAATTCCCCGCCCGGCCAACGCGGTATCCGTCACGGATTACGGTGCCGTTGCCAATGACGGAAAGGATGACCTTGATGCCTTTAAAGCTGCTGTTCAGGCAGCGGTAGCGTCAGGCAAAACCTTGTACATTCCCGAAGGGACGTTCCATCTGGGCGGTATGTGGGAAATCGGCTCTGTCAGCAATAAAATCAATGATATCACAATCACGGGGGCCGGCATTTGGCATACGAACCTGCAATTCACGAATCCGAACGCGGCAGGGGGCGGCATCTCGCTACGAATTCAGGGACAGCTTGATTTCAGCAATGTATATCTGAATTCGAATCTGCGGTCGCGGTACGGGCAAAACGCCATCTACAAGGGTTTCATGGACAATTTCGGCACCAATTCCAAAATACATGATGTATGGGTGGAACACTTTGAATGCGGCTTCTGGGTCGGGGACTATGCCCATACTCCGGCCATTTATACCAATGGATTGGTCATTGAGAACAGCCGGGTCAGAAACAATCTGGCCGACGGCATCAATTTTGCCCAGGGTACCAGCAATTCGACCGTCCGCAACAGCAGCATTCGCAACAACGGGGATGACGGCCTTGCCGTCTGGACGAGTAACGTAAATGGAGCGCCCGCGGGAGTAAACAATACCTTCTCCTATAACACGATCGAAAATAACTGGCGTGCAGCCGCCATTGCCTTTTTCGGCGGAAGTGGGCATAAAGCTGATCATAACCTGATCATCGACACAGTCGGCGGCTCCGGGATCAGAATGAATACCGTGTTCCCCGGCTACCATTTTCAGAACAACACCGGGATTGTATTCTCGGACACCACTATTATTAACAGCGGTACAAGTAAAGATCTCTACAACGGGGAACGCGGGGCCATCGATCTTGAAGCGTCGTCTGATCCGATCAGAAACGTAACGTTCAACAATATCGATATTCTCAATACGCAGCGGGACGCGATCCAATTCGGATACGGGGGAGGATTCGAGAATATTGTCTTCAACAATATCACGATAGATGGCACCGGCCTTGATGGGATCACAACCTCACGCTTCTCCGGGCCGCATCAGGGCGCAGCTATTTTCTCCTATACGGGGAATGGTTCTGCAAGATTCAATAACCTCATCACCAGAAATATCGCATATCCGAATTTGTACTACATCCTGAATGGTTTTAACCTGATGATCCAATAA
- a CDS encoding DoxX family membrane protein, with translation MEKIDFFMRESKAGAVFLLLIRCYLGWKWLTAGWMKLTAPQPFDSTGYLQNAVANSKGENPIVQDWWGSILETAVIPQVEIFNFLVPWGEFLVGLALLLGVFTVFAASAGVIMNLCYFLSGSISIIPQMLLCAFFIIYAGSNSGRIGVLYLLNKYRFRAKHTTSANPEQT, from the coding sequence ATGGAGAAAATCGATTTTTTTATGAGAGAAAGTAAGGCCGGTGCCGTTTTTCTATTGCTGATACGGTGTTACTTGGGCTGGAAATGGCTTACTGCTGGCTGGATGAAGCTTACCGCTCCACAACCATTTGATAGCACGGGCTATCTACAAAACGCTGTTGCCAACTCCAAAGGAGAGAATCCGATTGTTCAGGATTGGTGGGGAAGCATATTGGAAACTGCTGTTATCCCCCAAGTTGAAATATTTAACTTCCTGGTTCCCTGGGGAGAGTTTTTAGTTGGTTTAGCCTTGTTGCTTGGCGTATTTACTGTTTTTGCTGCATCGGCGGGCGTAATCATGAACCTTTGCTATTTCCTCTCCGGTTCCATTAGCATCATCCCTCAAATGCTTTTATGCGCATTTTTCATCATTTACGCGGGCAGTAACTCAGGGCGAATCGGCGTGCTGTATTTGCTCAATAAATATCGGTTTAGGGCTAAACACACAACTTCAGCGAACCCGGAACAAACCTGA
- a CDS encoding peptidylprolyl isomerase, which translates to MRTKLLVFPFLLLLTAMIMSGCGKDKEAQKTPANQQQSAGNSAEQSTLPAEPAPEPPKQTMSWDSPPDMEIDTNKSYTAEFSTTKGNFTIELFAKDAPKTVNNFVFLSRQGFYNDVTFHRIIETFMIQTGDPEGTGAGGPGYRFEDEKTNYEYEPGIVAMANAGPDTNGSQFFICTGEDSLSLNLKPNYTIFGKVVDGMDVVQNIAATPVEPGGPLGELSSPTETVQIKEIKITEQ; encoded by the coding sequence ATGAGAACAAAGCTACTAGTATTCCCATTCCTCCTTCTGCTGACTGCTATGATCATGAGCGGTTGCGGCAAGGACAAAGAGGCACAGAAAACACCAGCAAATCAACAACAATCTGCCGGCAATAGCGCAGAGCAGTCTACGCTGCCAGCCGAACCGGCGCCTGAACCGCCAAAGCAAACAATGAGCTGGGACAGCCCTCCGGACATGGAGATCGACACGAATAAGTCGTACACCGCCGAATTCTCGACGACGAAGGGGAACTTCACGATCGAGCTGTTCGCGAAAGACGCGCCAAAGACCGTTAATAACTTTGTATTCCTGTCGCGGCAAGGCTTCTACAATGACGTCACCTTCCACCGGATCATCGAAACCTTCATGATTCAAACTGGTGATCCGGAAGGCACGGGTGCCGGAGGCCCTGGGTATCGTTTCGAAGATGAAAAGACGAACTACGAATACGAGCCGGGCATTGTTGCGATGGCCAACGCCGGACCGGATACGAATGGCAGCCAATTTTTCATTTGTACGGGTGAGGATAGCCTGTCCCTAAACCTAAAGCCAAACTATACTATTTTTGGCAAAGTCGTCGATGGCATGGATGTCGTTCAAAATATTGCGGCCACACCGGTTGAACCCGGCGGACCGCTTGGTGAACTGAGTTCACCAACAGAGACCGTTCAGATCAAAGAGATCAAGATTACAGAACAATAA
- a CDS encoding DUF3231 family protein, with the protein MGILSGNPKDEPMHYGEVFSVWEASMIAKGMVSCYQAFLNHAGDQDLKKILEALIEQAKLEIKECDTLLTDNGIAPAPVLPERPPAKLEDIPAGARFTDPEIAAKIAAENALGLTACSSVMAQSIREDIGALFGKYHLTKAALGLRILQMLKEKGWLIPPPLQVKRPVEE; encoded by the coding sequence ATGGGTATCTTGAGCGGTAATCCTAAAGACGAACCCATGCATTATGGTGAAGTTTTTAGCGTATGGGAAGCATCCATGATCGCTAAAGGCATGGTTTCTTGCTACCAGGCCTTCCTGAACCATGCCGGTGACCAGGATCTGAAGAAAATTCTCGAAGCTTTAATTGAACAGGCGAAATTAGAAATTAAAGAATGCGACACCTTACTTACCGATAATGGCATTGCACCCGCACCTGTATTGCCAGAAAGACCTCCTGCTAAGCTTGAAGATATTCCAGCTGGAGCAAGATTTACAGATCCTGAAATTGCTGCAAAAATTGCAGCGGAGAATGCGCTTGGTCTTACAGCCTGCAGTTCGGTCATGGCGCAATCGATCAGAGAAGATATCGGTGCATTATTTGGCAAATATCATCTTACTAAAGCAGCCCTGGGCTTGCGAATTCTTCAAATGCTCAAAGAAAAGGGTTGGCTAATCCCTCCCCCTCTCCAAGTAAAGAGACCTGTCGAAGAATAA
- a CDS encoding tyrosine-type recombinase/integrase produces MTTKYYIEEIYAEPLQAFTIWMKQSGYTETTRKEYLREVYDYLFSLDELPVQQAGKLNVVSFLVSKQESAGDKTRNRTLSAIRSFYASLIDFELATRNPALEVKKSKTEKNKIPVYLEEQELKKVLTYIDGRYRDRNLAIFLLMGYCGLRVGEVHRMNLSHFKRDKGTLEVLGKGRKWNEIPLPELVVEYLARVEEERIQPYSTKEEAFFISQKGRRLSIRQIQKIAANVFDAYKQDHPQLTDMKLSCHKLRHSFATMLLGNNVDIRVVKELLGHASIETTMIYTHINDEQKRSAMTTIEVPKV; encoded by the coding sequence TTGACTACGAAATATTACATCGAAGAAATTTATGCCGAACCGCTTCAAGCCTTTACGATCTGGATGAAACAATCGGGATATACAGAGACGACGAGAAAAGAATATTTAAGAGAAGTATATGACTATTTATTTTCCTTAGATGAACTGCCTGTGCAACAGGCGGGGAAATTGAATGTTGTCAGCTTCCTGGTCTCCAAACAGGAATCCGCCGGGGATAAGACAAGGAATCGGACTTTGTCCGCGATCCGTTCATTTTATGCTTCATTGATCGATTTTGAACTGGCGACCAGAAATCCGGCGTTAGAGGTCAAGAAATCAAAGACGGAGAAAAATAAAATTCCAGTCTATCTGGAGGAGCAGGAACTCAAAAAGGTGCTCACTTATATCGATGGTCGATATCGGGATAGGAATCTAGCGATATTTCTATTAATGGGTTACTGCGGTTTGCGGGTAGGCGAGGTTCACCGTATGAATCTCTCTCATTTCAAGAGAGACAAGGGGACGCTCGAAGTGCTGGGCAAAGGGAGGAAGTGGAACGAGATTCCGCTGCCAGAGTTAGTTGTTGAATACCTCGCCAGAGTGGAGGAGGAGAGAATACAGCCTTATAGTACAAAAGAAGAAGCCTTTTTCATCTCCCAGAAGGGAAGAAGACTATCGATTCGTCAAATTCAGAAGATTGCCGCGAATGTATTCGATGCCTACAAACAGGATCACCCGCAGTTGACCGATATGAAATTATCCTGCCATAAGCTGCGGCATTCCTTTGCTACGATGCTGCTCGGGAATAACGTCGATATTCGTGTGGTGAAGGAGCTGCTGGGTCATGCCTCCATTGAAACAACAATGATCTATACGCATATCAATGACGAGCAAAAGCGAAGCGCCATGACGACGATTGAGGTGCCGAAGGTTTGA
- a CDS encoding phosphotransferase, with the protein MSTTNVKKIVKQFGIKASAQKRIRGGIYRIVTPEGRKFCLKRMTKQIARLRWIDRMLMHVQRSGPLLAWRNPQNPEGRKPHAISQKGEFFVLTPWISGREPSPLSLTDMRACGIALARFHKAGQNALKGDISHSQIGMWYSTLHSRQQYIQKKIAKAKTNSFSLPISRFIQRHGPEILRYANQAKALLRSSGYESYRQSPRKNGVLCHGDGGPSNFILNENGTYLIDFETLHVDLRAYDLYRVIYNSCKDYRWDFSIAKAILDGYREVAKLKKTDYKLIRVWLRFPFTTYLVLSPFKRFPFTESRLQWALDSERRITSFLHKLEEYETRH; encoded by the coding sequence ATGAGTACTACCAATGTTAAAAAGATTGTGAAACAGTTTGGAATCAAGGCAAGTGCACAAAAACGTATTCGTGGAGGAATATATCGAATTGTAACTCCAGAGGGGCGAAAATTCTGCTTGAAGCGCATGACTAAACAGATTGCACGGTTACGATGGATTGATCGAATGTTAATGCACGTCCAGCGCAGTGGTCCACTCCTCGCTTGGCGTAATCCACAAAATCCGGAAGGTCGAAAGCCTCATGCAATTTCGCAGAAGGGAGAGTTCTTCGTACTAACGCCTTGGATTTCTGGGAGAGAACCTTCTCCGCTTTCACTAACAGATATGCGTGCATGTGGTATTGCTTTAGCTAGGTTTCATAAAGCAGGGCAAAACGCGCTAAAGGGGGACATTTCCCACAGCCAAATTGGGATGTGGTATTCCACGCTGCATTCACGGCAACAATATATTCAAAAAAAGATTGCAAAAGCAAAAACAAATAGCTTTAGTCTGCCTATTAGTCGATTTATCCAACGGCATGGACCAGAGATTCTGCGTTATGCAAACCAAGCGAAAGCATTGTTGCGAAGCAGCGGATATGAGTCTTACCGACAAAGTCCCCGAAAAAATGGAGTCTTGTGTCATGGGGATGGGGGGCCGAGTAATTTTATTCTGAATGAAAACGGGACGTACCTTATTGATTTCGAAACTTTGCATGTCGATCTACGTGCTTATGATTTATATCGGGTTATTTATAATTCTTGCAAAGATTACCGATGGGATTTTTCGATCGCAAAAGCAATTTTGGATGGTTACCGCGAGGTGGCGAAACTGAAAAAAACTGATTATAAACTTATTCGTGTCTGGTTGCGTTTTCCGTTTACGACTTATTTAGTGCTATCCCCCTTCAAGAGATTTCCATTTACAGAAAGTCGGTTACAATGGGCACTTGATAGTGAGCGGAGAATCACCTCATTTTTGCACAAACTAGAGGAATATGAAACGAGACATTGA
- a CDS encoding glycosyltransferase family 4 protein — MGDESRLKIWVMTNEFEPKIVGGLGIVATQLSRMLSKFGAIVTVLCPGNSDRLTISNANSNLCILRFPKNSKYFNRAQQSFKAEAIIKSASAKVGVKPDIIHVHSTEFANTAKAAGDRFNLPIVYTCHSLVSQGISSLHGKQQSTLISIANRIIVPSRWQAKVTKGLYPRTDGKKMIIIPHGVALAPKGSSIGASHKLLYVGRLIPSKGVEPLIKAVGLLAQENSKVHLTIVGSGKASYRNKLRNLAKQAGVAKRIRWAKKTPHKTVQRMYGSYGAVINPSQRESFCLVALEAMANGVPLISTTSGGMKEFVTPQNAKIINSIDSVHIARAIKEFWNNPEQSRKRTINARVTAAQYKWTVTARKYLSLFLDLKQGRP, encoded by the coding sequence ATGGGGGACGAGAGTAGATTGAAAATATGGGTCATGACAAATGAGTTTGAACCTAAAATTGTCGGAGGTCTCGGGATCGTCGCAACGCAGCTCTCGAGAATGTTGAGCAAATTTGGCGCAATAGTAACGGTTCTGTGCCCCGGGAATTCGGATCGATTAACGATATCAAATGCTAATAGCAATTTGTGCATTCTCCGATTCCCAAAAAATTCGAAGTACTTTAATCGAGCTCAGCAATCATTCAAAGCCGAAGCAATCATAAAGAGCGCATCCGCTAAGGTGGGAGTCAAGCCTGATATTATTCATGTGCATAGTACGGAATTTGCGAATACTGCCAAGGCAGCAGGCGACCGATTTAATCTGCCTATCGTCTACACCTGTCATTCATTGGTGTCACAAGGCATTTCTTCGCTTCATGGTAAACAACAGTCAACACTGATAAGCATTGCAAATCGAATTATCGTACCGAGCCGCTGGCAGGCTAAAGTAACAAAAGGGCTTTATCCTCGAACTGATGGAAAGAAAATGATTATCATTCCCCACGGCGTTGCTCTTGCCCCGAAGGGTTCATCAATAGGCGCTTCGCACAAACTGCTTTATGTTGGAAGATTGATTCCATCAAAAGGAGTTGAGCCCTTAATTAAAGCTGTTGGCCTTTTAGCCCAGGAAAATAGCAAAGTTCATTTAACAATTGTCGGAAGCGGCAAAGCGAGTTATAGGAATAAACTGCGCAACTTGGCAAAACAAGCAGGGGTCGCGAAGCGAATTCGTTGGGCGAAAAAAACCCCACACAAAACAGTTCAACGGATGTACGGTTCATATGGAGCCGTAATTAATCCTAGCCAAAGGGAATCGTTCTGCTTGGTCGCACTGGAAGCGATGGCAAACGGCGTTCCGCTTATTTCGACAACATCTGGTGGAATGAAAGAATTTGTAACCCCCCAGAATGCCAAGATCATCAATTCTATTGATAGCGTCCATATTGCCCGAGCCATCAAGGAATTTTGGAATAACCCAGAACAATCAAGAAAGCGAACAATCAATGCCCGCGTTACTGCAGCCCAGTACAAATGGACTGTAACAGCGAGGAAATACCTTTCATTATTTTTGGACTTGAAGCAGGGGAGGCCATAG
- a CDS encoding VOC family protein, with protein sequence MALQCNQIFVNLPVKDLPKTKDFFEQVGFEFNPQFTDEKAACLVISEHIYAMLLSETYFKTFTKKEIPDTKENAEVIVALSASSRGQVDEIVERALAAGGQPFNDPVDHGFMYTWSFQDPDGHLWEVFYMDPAAVE encoded by the coding sequence ATGGCGCTTCAATGTAATCAGATTTTTGTGAATTTGCCGGTAAAAGATTTGCCCAAGACGAAGGATTTCTTTGAACAGGTTGGATTCGAATTTAATCCCCAGTTCACGGACGAGAAAGCAGCCTGCCTGGTCATTAGCGAACATATTTATGCCATGCTGCTGAGCGAGACCTATTTCAAGACCTTTACGAAGAAGGAAATCCCGGATACAAAGGAAAATGCAGAGGTGATTGTCGCTTTGTCCGCAAGCAGCCGGGGGCAGGTGGATGAGATCGTAGAGCGGGCTCTTGCTGCGGGAGGCCAACCGTTCAATGATCCGGTGGACCATGGGTTTATGTACACTTGGAGCTTCCAGGATCCTGATGGCCATTTATGGGAGGTCTTCTATATGGATCCGGCAGCGGTTGAATAA
- a CDS encoding LLM class flavin-dependent oxidoreductase yields MSQHHKKLSEVSYSVLDLVPITKGGSPAQSFKNSLDLAQHVEQWGYRRYWLAEHHNMPGIGSSATSVVIGYIAGGTSTIRVGSGGIMLPNHSPLVIAEQFGTLEAMYPGRIDLGLGRAPGSDQSTMLALRRDPRANGHDFPDQLQQLRSYLDENSRHNRVRAIPGEGQDIPIWLLGSSGFSSALAARLGLPFSFASHFAPEHTVAALTQYKSQFQPSDVLDKPYAMAGINVFAADTTEEAEYLATSFQQQFLSLIRNHPGQIPPPVESMENIWTEYEKALVMKQLNASIIGNPDEVREKLQAFIDNTGADELIINTTMYDHKARVRSYELVAEITGMKS; encoded by the coding sequence ATGAGCCAACATCATAAAAAACTAAGCGAAGTTTCATATTCCGTATTGGATCTTGTGCCAATCACAAAAGGAGGTTCGCCAGCCCAATCTTTCAAGAACAGTCTTGATTTGGCCCAGCATGTCGAGCAATGGGGATATCGGCGATACTGGCTCGCCGAGCATCACAATATGCCGGGGATTGGCAGCTCGGCGACTTCGGTTGTTATCGGTTATATCGCTGGCGGAACAAGCACGATACGAGTTGGTTCCGGCGGAATCATGCTGCCCAACCACTCGCCGCTAGTCATCGCTGAGCAATTCGGCACGCTGGAAGCCATGTATCCCGGGCGGATCGATCTCGGCTTAGGCCGTGCTCCGGGAAGCGACCAGAGTACGATGCTGGCGCTTCGCCGCGATCCGCGCGCGAACGGTCATGATTTTCCGGATCAGCTGCAGCAGCTGCGAAGCTACCTGGATGAGAATTCACGGCATAACCGTGTAAGGGCGATACCCGGTGAAGGCCAAGACATTCCGATCTGGCTGCTCGGTTCCAGCGGCTTCAGTTCCGCACTAGCGGCAAGGCTGGGATTGCCGTTTTCATTTGCTAGCCATTTCGCCCCTGAACATACAGTTGCGGCGTTAACGCAGTATAAATCCCAGTTCCAGCCTTCTGATGTACTGGATAAACCATATGCAATGGCCGGGATTAATGTGTTCGCGGCCGACACGACGGAAGAGGCGGAGTACCTCGCGACTTCGTTCCAGCAGCAATTCCTAAGCCTGATCCGCAACCACCCCGGCCAAATTCCGCCGCCAGTCGAGAGCATGGAGAACATTTGGACGGAGTATGAGAAAGCCTTGGTCATGAAGCAGCTGAATGCTTCGATTATCGGCAACCCGGACGAAGTCAGGGAGAAACTACAGGCGTTTATAGATAACACAGGGGCGGATGAACTGATTATTAATACGACGATGTATGATCATAAAGCGCGCGTTCGTTCTTACGAGCTTGTTGCCGAGATTACCGGCATGAAGAGCTGA
- a CDS encoding RrF2 family transcriptional regulator: protein MHMKTGVEQSVYAILLLSLLPEKAVLPGEAISQQLGASATYFQKLLRKLVSADLITSVPGVKGGFKLKKKLENIRIYDVYLAIEGQQTLYSSCGTLNDMLELPAEEQCCLLTDLMEEAETAWKSVLKRQTVADLAAEMQEERFRGKLECLQAWIKEKMVV, encoded by the coding sequence ATGCACATGAAGACGGGCGTTGAGCAATCCGTGTATGCCATACTCCTGCTCAGCCTGCTGCCTGAAAAGGCAGTGCTGCCAGGGGAAGCAATCAGCCAGCAGTTGGGTGCCTCGGCTACTTATTTTCAGAAATTATTGAGAAAATTGGTGAGCGCTGATCTTATCACCTCCGTCCCTGGCGTCAAAGGCGGCTTCAAGCTGAAAAAGAAGCTGGAGAATATCCGGATTTATGACGTGTATCTCGCGATAGAGGGACAGCAGACACTGTATTCCTCATGTGGAACCTTGAACGATATGCTCGAGCTGCCTGCGGAAGAGCAATGCTGTCTGTTGACCGATTTGATGGAGGAAGCGGAGACAGCCTGGAAGTCCGTGCTGAAGCGCCAAACTGTCGCCGATCTGGCTGCAGAAATGCAGGAGGAGCGGTTTAGAGGCAAATTGGAGTGTTTACAAGCGTGGATCAAGGAAAAAATGGTTGTATAA